Below is a genomic region from Campylobacter geochelonis.
TGTAAGTTCCGCATATCCAGCATATCAATACGCTTATGGAATGTATAATCAAAGCTTAACCGAAGCAAAAACAGAAGAATTTAATGCAAAAAATGCAGAAGCAGATAAGATAAAAGCTACTTTATCAGCTTTACAAAAAAATATAGATGAAATAAAAGTTTTATCTTCAAAAGAGAATGAGCTTTTAGGCGGAAGAAAAACACTGCTTGGAACAATGCATGATAAAAAGATGAATTATCCTATGAAAAGCGTAGCAATCTACAATATGTCAAATATGATAAATGACAAAGAAGGAAAGATGAATGCTATAATAGGAAAAGATAATAATCTAACCTTTTCTGTTAGAACCGATACTGAAAAGAAAATGACTGAGTTGTTAAAAAATATAAGCAATACAAAGGGTTATTCTGTAAGTACAAAGTCAATCGTACTTGATGAGAACAATCATACTGTTGCTTATGAGAGTAACATTAGCGTGGAGGTAGAATAAAATGAAAAAAGATAATACGCTAGATAAAATTGATGGGTATTTTGAAGATAAAAAGGATAGCGAAGTTCAAATGTACTTGATTTTCGCCTTTATCATTATCGGTTTTTTGGTTTATCTTATTGCATTTCAGCCAGCGGAAGATTATTTTAATCAAAAGCAGAGTGAATTAAATAGCATTACAACTAAGTTAAATGAAGTTGATAATTATCTGGCTTCGGTTAGTGGTCCTACTAAAAATGATAGAAATTATGAGATTAATATAATGCAACGAAGAGTTCAACAAGAAAAAGATAATTTGGAGATGTTGAAGCATTCGAATGAGTATTTTGATAAAAAACTAGTAGAGATATCATATCTGACTTATAATAAACAAAATTGGGCTAAATTTTTAGACTCATTAACGGCTTCTGCTCAAGAAAATGATATTAAAATTTACTCTTTACATAGTGATGCAAAGGATTTAGAAGTTAAAAAAGTTCAAGAAGTCCTTGATGTAAATATAAATGCAGAGGGTGGATTTAATAACTTTTTAAAATATATTAGCGCTATAGAAGAGTCAGATATGGTTGTCGATGTAAATGGACTAGATATAAATGGTACTTCCGGTAATCTAATCGGTGGTAATATAAAAATTTCTGTTTGGGGGATGAAATACTAATGAAAAATATTATCTTTCCTGCAGTTGCTATATGCTTTGCTACTATTTTAAATGCTGCGAATATGCCAGATATGTCGGCATATGATCAGATGTTTAATGATCTTAGTAAAAACAGAGCTGGTTTAAGCAACGAGCAGATAAATAAACTTAAGAGTCCTTTTCCAACTATAAAACAAGTTGAGAGTATAGCAACAGAGTCTAAACCAAATTCTACAGTTGGTAATACTTTAAATGCTATTTTAATAGACAGGGTTAAAGTTAATGAAAAATGGTATAAAGTAGGTGATTATATAGGTTCATATAGAATTATGGAGATAAAATCTAAGAGTATCATTTTATCAAATGAAGAAAATAATATGGAATTAAAACTAAATCAAGGAAATCAAAATGTCGTTATTACATATAAATAAAAAATTTGGTGTAGCTTTTGTATTGGCTATGTCTTTAGCGGCTAGTAGTTTAAGTGCAAATTCTACTTGTGATAGAAGAGCTTTTAATATCGCAGTTACCGATGTTGTTACGTTAAATGAAATGCTTGTGCAGCTATCTGATGTTTGCAAATTTAGCGTAGTTGCAAAAGATGCTATAGCAGCAGATGAGCTAAAAAAACAGATAAATGGTATAAATATTAAAGATTTATCTTTAAGAGAGGTTTTTAATGTTTTAATAAGTGAAAATAACCTTGATTATGAGTATTCAAACAGTGTTTTAAAAGTTTCTGCGCTTCAGACAAAAACTTTTAAAATTGATTATATAACTTCTATTAGAGAAGGAACTGCTATAACAAAGGCTTCTGTTGATTCGGCTCCTGTAGAAGTAGGAAATGATGGCGATAATGAAAGAGAATCGGATAACCAAATTTCTACTAAAGAGAGATTTCACTTTTGGGAAAACGTAAGTGGTGAGATAACAGCTATATTAAACAATGGCACTGAAAAATACGTAGCGATTGCTCCGATTATTAATGAAAATGCAGGACTTATAACAGTAACTGCAACAAAAGCGCAAATAAATAGAGTTGCAAAATATGTAGCTGATATGCAAAGAAGATTAAAAAGACAAGTTATTCTTGATGTATCAATCATAGCGGTTGATTTGAGAAATGACTATACTACAGGAATTGACTGGAGTAAATTTAATATAGGTTTTAACTCTTATTTAAACAATAATATCGCTACTCCAAATCCTTCAAACTTTTCATTTGGTAATTCTAGAACAGGAGTTGTGGCTGCTACTGATGGGACTACTGGCAATCCAGTTGTTGGAAATCTTCATAGCGAAAAAGCTAGTGCATCAAACGGAGCATGGGCGATAGGAGCAAACTTTAATTTTAACATTGAAGGTATGATAAATTTCCTTGAAACAAAGGGAAAAACTAAGGTTATCTCAAGCCATAAAGTAATGACTTTAAATAACCAGCCAGCACTTATTTCGGTTGGTGATAATATCAATTATCGTGTTTTACAAGAAAGTAGTAATGACAACTCTCTTAGTGGCAAAACAAATACTACTTATACACAATACTCTGTATTTATAGGAATTTTGTTAAATATCTTACCTGAAATTTCAGATGATAATAAAATTATGCTTAGAATTAATCCAAGCTTAAGTAATTTTAAATATGAAGATGATAATACAAGACAAATTAATATAAGAGAGATTGCTCCAGATACACTACAAAAGAAATTATCTACTGTAGTAACAGTAGGAGATGGAGATACTGTTATATTAGGTGGTTTGATAGGTCAAACTAAAGGTAAAGATAACACAAGTGTTCCGCTACTTAGCTCTATACCTTTAATCGGAGATTTGTTTCAAAGTACAAAAGATAAGCTAACAACAACTGAGCTGGTTTTTGTAGTAACTCCAAGGATATTTGATAATACAAATGTTCCTATGAGAGAGTCTTTAAAAGAGTTAGGGTACTCTAAATCTTTATATAGCTATGAGTAATAATTATACTTTAATAAAAGATATTTTTGTCGAGACAGATAAAATCACTGATTTTGTTAATCTCGACAAATCCACACTAGCTTACCATAAGATATTAAGCGCTTTGCAAAAGCCACTTAAACTTATACTTTTTTATGGTAAGCCAGGCTGTGGAAAGACATTTTTGTTAAATAAGATAAAACAAGATTTGGAAAAAAAACTAACAGTTGTATTCTTTCCTCAACCTTTTTTTGATGAAAAAGAGTTTTTTAATGAACTATATATTCAAATTTTTGGTAAAAAATCAAGGTATAAGATAGAAAATTATGAAAGTTTTATGAGACTGTATAAAGTAGCCATAGAAACTGCTAGCTCACCAGTGAAGCCAACAGATCAAGTTGTTATGCTACTAGATGAAGCGCAACTTTATCCTCCAAATTTGATCGAAAAAATTAGGCTTATGGCAGATAGTAGACTTTTTAAGTTTCTTTTTACCGTTCATAAGACAAACGAAGAAGATGCTTTGGCAAAAGATTATTTTAAAACTAGAATTTGGTCTAGTATAGAGTTGCCAAATTCAACCTTAAGCGAACTTAAGCTTTATATAGAAAAAAAGCTTATATTTCATGATTTTCATCAATATTTTTATATGTATAATGACTCAAATTTTGATTTGTTGTATCATTTGACAGATGGAAATTTGAGAAATTTAAATAAAATTTTATATAAAACATATGAACTTTGTGAGTATTATGAAGTTAACAGACCAACAGAGATTAGCGCGTCAAATCTTAATAATAAATTAATAGAGATGGCAGCGATAAATGCAGGACTTATAAATGCTTGAGCACTTTGAAGTAGTAGAATTAGAAAAAAAATGGGAAGAGTATAACAAAAAAAGAAAGAAATTTGGATATGGATTGAATTTATCTAAATTTAAATTTGATAAAACTGTTATGCTTTTACTTGTGTTAATATCTGTAGCGTCTGGAGCTATAGCTTGGCTTTTGCTATCAAGTAACGAAGAGATTACTTTAGCTCAAATTGATAAAAATATAAATGCAAATAACGTAAATTCTACACCAAGCGCAAGTACGATTTTAGATAAAGAGATAGATGTAAATTTGACTAATATGGCTCAGCAAAGTTATGAGAAAAACGAAACTTTTGATAGAGGAAGCTTAAAATTTAATGACATTGGTATAGATGCAAGCGTTGATGCTGGTGGATTTGTCTTGAATGATAGCTATAAATCAAAGCCTAACGATAGCGAAATTATAGAGAAAAAACCATTTTCTACTATACCAAAAGATGAGATTATTGATTTTAAAAGTCCACCAGTTCCACCAAAGTCAATTATATCATCAAGCAGTGCATCAAAAAGAATAGTAGATGATGACTCAAAAGGTAAAATTGTTATCAAAACAACAAATTTAAAAGAGGATGCAAATACTCTTGAAGAGAAATTTTATGCCTCAAATGATATTATGTATTCTTTGATGCTATCAGAAAATGCTTACAATAAAAAAAGGTATGATGAAGCGATAAAATGGGCTTTAATTTCAAATGAAATAAACAAAGACAATGCAAAAAGTTGGATTTTATTTGCAAAAGCAAACTATAAAAAAGGCAATAAAAAAGATGCCTTGCTAGCTCTTGAAACTTTTAACAAAAGACTTCCAAACAAAGAAGTAGATGGGGTTATCAGACAGATAAAAGATGGTGCGCTATGATTCGTTTTATACTAGTTTTTTCTATTTTTATCTCATCGGTTTTGGCTATTGATGTGTATGATGTTAAAAACTGGAATGATATAGGACAGTATAACAGAATTTGTCAAGACAGTGTAAGGGATTTGTTTATAAGTAAACAAGATGAAAGCATAGCAAATATCTATGCAAATGCATGCCTTAAAATGGATAAAATAAGCGAACTTATAATACCTATGGTTATGCTTTATAAAACAAAAGATCAAAGAGAAAATGCCGCACTTTACTCTACTATTTTGTTTCAAAAAAAGATGCTTTATCTAGCTTTAGCGGATAAAGTTGATATAAGTTATATAAGAACTCCAAAGATAAATTATGTTTTATCTATGGTTTTTGATAAATTTGTTCAAGGAGAATACACTCTAAAAAACAACATTTATAGCATGGTTTTAGACGATTCGCAGCACTGCGATTTGTTGATGAAAGAAGAAAACGGTATCAAGCAAATGGTCGTTTTGCTATATAAAGATGGCAAGATAAATTCAGTTAAAAAGTATTGGTAGAAAAAATGGCTAATTTAGAAAAAGATATATTAAAGATTTTAATAAAAAACGGAAAAATTCCTCAAAACGCCGATCAAGAGATTTTAGAAAAGATGGATATCGGACTAACTCTTGGCGAGGTTTTAATTGGTGATAACTATATGAGCGAGGATGAATTTGCTCTTATTTTATCGACTTTATACAAAGCTAAAAAGATAACCATGGATGATATAAATGAAAAATTTTCCATGGATACTAAGACATTTTTAAACATTTTTGCCAAATCTTACAAGATGGAATATATAGATTTAGATGAAATTGACATTGATTATAGAATTTCTGAAAAAGTCTCATTGCATCAACTTAAAAAATTCAAAGCCTTGCCTATAAAAGAGGATGATTTAAGCATATATGTTGCATTAAAAGATCCATTTGATATAAACGCTCAAGATAGAATGCAAGCTTTATTTAGTAGAAAGCTTCTAAAAGTTGTTTTAAGCGACGCCGATCAGATAGAAAAATACCTCGCAAAACTTGAGCTTTCAGAAAGCATTAAAGGTATCGTTGCTGATATACGAAAAGAGCTTGCAAGCACTACAGGCGCAGGAGCTGATGGAAGTACAAGTTCTGGAATTTTACAACTTATAGAAACCATAGTAAAGCAGTCTATTATCTCAAGAGGAAGCGATATCCACATTGAGCCAACGGAGACAAACTGTATTGTTAGAACAAGAATTGATGGTATGCTAACTGAAATTTTTATCTTTGATAAAGATATCTATCCACCATTAGTTTCGAGGCTAAAGCTTCTATCAAATATGGATATAGCAGAGCGACGTCGCCCACAAGATGGTCGTTTTTCGCTTGTTGTTGCAGATAAAGAGTATGATTTTCGTATCTCGACACTACCGATTTTAAATGGCGAATCAACGGTTATGAGAATTTTGGATAAATCAAAAGTTTTAATAAGCCTTGAAAAGCTTGGAATGCATCCAAAAAGCTTTGCTAAATTTAACTCTGCGATGAAAGCGCCTTATGGGATTGTTTTGGTTACTGGACCTACTGGAAGTGGTAAAACAACTACGCTTTACGCGGCTTTAAATGATATAAAAAATGTCACAACCAAAATCATAACAGTTGAAGATCCAGTAGAGTATCAACTAAGCATGATTCAACAAGTCCATGTTAATGAAAAAGCCGGACTTACCTTCGCAAGTGCGCTAAGATCTATCTTAAGACAAGATCCAGATGTTATCATGATAGGTGAGATTCGTGACCAAGAAACGCTTCGTATAGCTATACAAGCTGCACTTACAGGACACTTAGTTTTTTCAACTCTGCACACAAATGATGCTGTTAGCGCTATCCCAAGAATGGTTGATATGGGGATTGAGCCGTATTTGATAAGTGGTTCGATTGTAGCCATTGAAGCACAAAGACTTGTTAGAAAGCTTTGCTCGCACTGCAAACAACCAGTAAATTTACCAAAAAGCACGTTGGATAAAATCTCACAATACCTACCACAAAACTATACATTTTTTAAAGCTGTAGGTTGTGATAAATGCTCTCAAGCTGGATATGCTGGAAGAGAGATGATAAGTGAAGTTTTGCCGATATCCGATAAAATGCAAAGTTTAATAGCAAATGGTGCTTCAAAAGAAGAGCTAAAAAAAGTAGCTTATGAAGAGGGTTATATAGATATGTTCCATGATGGTATAATTAGAGCAGCAAATGGAGTTACAAGTATAGAAGAAATTTATAGGGTGGCTAAAGAATGAAAAATTTTGAAGTAGAATATATAAAAAATGGCAAGCGCCAAAAGATGTTTTTGCGAGCAAACGACAGAGTTGCTGCTCAAAACATAGCAAAAAAGAAAAACAGTGGCGTTATAGTCAAAGTTGGCGAGACTCAAACCGTGTCTTTAGGAGAGCAGCTAGGCGACTTTAAAGATAGAGTTAGTAGGCTTTTAGGGCTTAGCAGCAAGATAAAAATTCCAAGCTTAGTAGCTTCTGTAAGACAGCTTTCAGTTATGACAAATGCTGGAATTTCTATACACGATAGTATAAAAGAGGTTACAAATTCAAGCGAAGATAAAAGGCTAAAAGAGATATTTTCTGTTATGAACGATGACCTTAACTCTGGTCTTAGCCTAACAGAATCGGTAAGTAAATTTAGAAATGATTTTGGCGATATAGTTGTTGCTATGATAAATTTAGGTGAAAGCACTGGTAACATGGCTGAAGCGCTTTCAAAGCTTGCTATGATGCTCCAAGAAGTGTGGGATAACCAACAAAAATTTAAAAAAGCTATGCGATATCCGATAACCATTATGTGTGCTTTGGCTATAGCATTTTTGGTTTTGATGCTCTATGTTGTGCCTAAATTTAGGGAGATTTTTGAGGAGCTAGGAGCAAATTTACCACTTCCTACAAGGATATTGCTTGGTATAGAAAGTGCATTAAGCAACTATGGATTTTATATTTTAGTTGGATTTTTAGCTCTTATATTTGGACTAAAACATGCCTATAAAACAAGTGATGAGTTTAAAAAAGGGTGGGATAAGTATATTTTAAAAGTATATCTTTTTGGTAAGATTATATTTTTCTCTACGATGTCAAGATTTACGCTTATTTTTACAGAGCTTGTTCGTGCTGGTATACCGATAGCTGATGCGCTAGATACTGCCGTAAAAATGGTAGATAATGAAGTTTTAAAAACAAAACTTTCATCTGTTAAAATAGCTGTTCAACAAGGTGTTAGCCTGACTGATGCGTTTAGAAATACTGGAATTTTTGAAAGCATGCTTATACAGATGATTAGCGCAGGTGAACAAAGTGGTAGCTTAGATGCTATGCTTAAGAATGTTGCTGATTATTATAAGATGAAATTCAATGAAATTATAGATAACATATCAAGCTATGTCGAGCCTATACTTTTGCTTTTTATGGCTGCTATGGTTTTACTTCTTGCGCTTGGTATATTTATGCCTATGTGGGATCTTGGAAGCGCTGTCAAATCCTAAAACTAAGAATTTGAGCTCTTTTGAGCTCAAATTCAAACTCTTTAAATAAAAATTTCGCTAAAATACAAGTTTATCATCAAAAGGATTTAATATTTTAAGAGAAGCTATTTTTATCATACTTTCAACACTTTTTATATTTTTAGAATTTGCAACCATATCGCTAAACCAAGCAACAGTTGGGAGCGCTGGAGTCATCATAGGTAGTTTTAACATCTATATTTTTGGTTATTTTGCATATATTTATCCAGTTGTTGCTATAGTTTTGCTTTATTTTACATATAGAAACAT
It encodes:
- the mshL gene encoding pilus (MSHA type) biogenesis protein MshL; the protein is MSLLHINKKFGVAFVLAMSLAASSLSANSTCDRRAFNIAVTDVVTLNEMLVQLSDVCKFSVVAKDAIAADELKKQINGINIKDLSLREVFNVLISENNLDYEYSNSVLKVSALQTKTFKIDYITSIREGTAITKASVDSAPVEVGNDGDNERESDNQISTKERFHFWENVSGEITAILNNGTEKYVAIAPIINENAGLITVTATKAQINRVAKYVADMQRRLKRQVILDVSIIAVDLRNDYTTGIDWSKFNIGFNSYLNNNIATPNPSNFSFGNSRTGVVAATDGTTGNPVVGNLHSEKASASNGAWAIGANFNFNIEGMINFLETKGKTKVISSHKVMTLNNQPALISVGDNINYRVLQESSNDNSLSGKTNTTYTQYSVFIGILLNILPEISDDNKIMLRINPSLSNFKYEDDNTRQINIREIAPDTLQKKLSTVVTVGDGDTVILGGLIGQTKGKDNTSVPLLSSIPLIGDLFQSTKDKLTTTELVFVVTPRIFDNTNVPMRESLKELGYSKSLYSYE
- a CDS encoding ATP-binding protein, which gives rise to MSNNYTLIKDIFVETDKITDFVNLDKSTLAYHKILSALQKPLKLILFYGKPGCGKTFLLNKIKQDLEKKLTVVFFPQPFFDEKEFFNELYIQIFGKKSRYKIENYESFMRLYKVAIETASSPVKPTDQVVMLLDEAQLYPPNLIEKIRLMADSRLFKFLFTVHKTNEEDALAKDYFKTRIWSSIELPNSTLSELKLYIEKKLIFHDFHQYFYMYNDSNFDLLYHLTDGNLRNLNKILYKTYELCEYYEVNRPTEISASNLNNKLIEMAAINAGLINA
- a CDS encoding GspE/PulE family protein — translated: MANLEKDILKILIKNGKIPQNADQEILEKMDIGLTLGEVLIGDNYMSEDEFALILSTLYKAKKITMDDINEKFSMDTKTFLNIFAKSYKMEYIDLDEIDIDYRISEKVSLHQLKKFKALPIKEDDLSIYVALKDPFDINAQDRMQALFSRKLLKVVLSDADQIEKYLAKLELSESIKGIVADIRKELASTTGAGADGSTSSGILQLIETIVKQSIISRGSDIHIEPTETNCIVRTRIDGMLTEIFIFDKDIYPPLVSRLKLLSNMDIAERRRPQDGRFSLVVADKEYDFRISTLPILNGESTVMRILDKSKVLISLEKLGMHPKSFAKFNSAMKAPYGIVLVTGPTGSGKTTTLYAALNDIKNVTTKIITVEDPVEYQLSMIQQVHVNEKAGLTFASALRSILRQDPDVIMIGEIRDQETLRIAIQAALTGHLVFSTLHTNDAVSAIPRMVDMGIEPYLISGSIVAIEAQRLVRKLCSHCKQPVNLPKSTLDKISQYLPQNYTFFKAVGCDKCSQAGYAGREMISEVLPISDKMQSLIANGASKEELKKVAYEEGYIDMFHDGIIRAANGVTSIEEIYRVAKE
- a CDS encoding type II secretion system F family protein, with protein sequence MKNFEVEYIKNGKRQKMFLRANDRVAAQNIAKKKNSGVIVKVGETQTVSLGEQLGDFKDRVSRLLGLSSKIKIPSLVASVRQLSVMTNAGISIHDSIKEVTNSSEDKRLKEIFSVMNDDLNSGLSLTESVSKFRNDFGDIVVAMINLGESTGNMAEALSKLAMMLQEVWDNQQKFKKAMRYPITIMCALAIAFLVLMLYVVPKFREIFEELGANLPLPTRILLGIESALSNYGFYILVGFLALIFGLKHAYKTSDEFKKGWDKYILKVYLFGKIIFFSTMSRFTLIFTELVRAGIPIADALDTAVKMVDNEVLKTKLSSVKIAVQQGVSLTDAFRNTGIFESMLIQMISAGEQSGSLDAMLKNVADYYKMKFNEIIDNISSYVEPILLLFMAAMVLLLALGIFMPMWDLGSAVKS